In Hymenobacter sublimis, a single genomic region encodes these proteins:
- a CDS encoding cytochrome P450, which produces MPQIFRDPSFDSTLDVLREGYPFLYCRSQRFNSDIFQIRLMGLKAICLHGAEAAELFYNPRLFVRKGAVPRRVQTTLMGIDAIQTRDNGEHRCRKEMFMSLMGPESRERLMSLLAEQWQRYAHRWEQQDRVVLFREAQEILCRAACAWAEVPLPEPEVSKRARDFGAMVDGFGGVGPRHWRGKQARRRGEKWMRGIIRAIRKGALPVQEGTAAHTVAWHREPNGELLDVQMAAIELVNAIRPIVAIATYITFAALALHEYPPYRQLLRNPAEDYPELFVQEVRRYFPFTPFVGALVREDFSWHGFEFAKGTLVLLDVYGTNRDERWWQDPEVFWPERFRQWQRSPYDFIPQGGGEFLTGHRCAGEWITIEALKQAVAFLNDGIRYDVPAQDLTYDLTRMPTLPASGFVMTNVRATGKGALAVLPMPAAGSRQSAAAMSCPFHHKG; this is translated from the coding sequence ATGCCCCAGATTTTTCGCGACCCAAGTTTCGACAGCACCCTGGACGTGCTGCGCGAAGGCTACCCCTTCCTCTACTGCCGCAGTCAGCGCTTCAATTCTGATATCTTCCAGATTCGGCTGATGGGCCTGAAGGCCATTTGCCTGCACGGAGCCGAGGCCGCTGAGCTCTTCTACAACCCCAGGCTCTTTGTCCGGAAGGGAGCCGTGCCGCGCCGGGTGCAGACTACCCTCATGGGAATTGATGCCATTCAAACCCGTGACAATGGGGAGCACCGCTGCCGCAAAGAAATGTTCATGTCGTTGATGGGGCCAGAGAGCCGGGAGCGGCTGATGAGCCTGCTGGCGGAGCAGTGGCAGCGCTACGCCCACCGCTGGGAGCAGCAAGACCGGGTGGTGCTGTTTCGGGAAGCCCAGGAAATCCTGTGCCGGGCGGCCTGCGCGTGGGCCGAGGTGCCGCTGCCGGAACCAGAAGTCAGCAAGCGCGCCCGCGACTTTGGGGCCATGGTGGACGGGTTTGGAGGGGTAGGGCCGCGGCACTGGCGCGGCAAGCAGGCCCGCCGCCGGGGCGAGAAGTGGATGCGGGGCATTATTCGCGCCATCCGGAAAGGAGCTTTACCTGTGCAGGAAGGCACAGCCGCCCACACCGTGGCTTGGCACCGGGAGCCCAACGGCGAACTGCTGGATGTACAGATGGCCGCCATCGAGCTGGTTAACGCCATCCGACCCATCGTGGCTATTGCTACCTATATCACCTTCGCAGCCCTAGCCCTGCACGAGTATCCGCCGTACCGGCAGCTACTCCGCAACCCGGCCGAAGATTACCCCGAGCTGTTCGTGCAGGAAGTGCGACGCTACTTTCCCTTCACGCCGTTTGTTGGAGCCCTGGTGCGCGAAGACTTTTCCTGGCACGGCTTTGAGTTTGCGAAGGGTACGCTGGTGCTGCTGGATGTGTACGGCACCAACCGCGACGAGCGGTGGTGGCAAGACCCGGAGGTGTTCTGGCCCGAGCGGTTCCGGCAGTGGCAGCGGAGCCCCTACGATTTTATTCCCCAGGGTGGGGGCGAGTTTCTAACCGGCCACCGTTGCGCCGGCGAGTGGATTACTATTGAGGCCCTGAAGCAGGCCGTGGCCTTCCTTAACGATGGTATCCGCTACGATGTGCCCGCCCAAGACCTCACCTATGACCTCACCCGAATGCCAACCCTACCCGCCAGCGGCTTCGTGATGACGAACGTGCGTGCCACCGGCAAAGGTGCCCTGGCCGTACTACCCATGCCGGCCGCCGGTAGCCGCCAGAGCGCCGCAGCTATGAGCTGCCCGTTTCATCATAAGGGGTAG
- a CDS encoding ACT domain-containing protein, translating to MPGETDLTRLLRTMQPELQPGNYVFCTVASLDGLAVADMVGLFREREGLTVILPQATADRLQLPYSFVAAWLTLMVHSSLEAVGLTAAVARVLAQAGVSCNVVAAYYHDHIFVAATDAHKALGLLQQLAATGEAE from the coding sequence ATGCCCGGCGAGACCGACCTCACCCGCCTTCTGCGCACCATGCAGCCTGAATTGCAACCGGGCAACTACGTGTTCTGCACAGTAGCTTCTCTGGATGGCTTGGCGGTAGCCGACATGGTTGGCCTGTTCCGCGAGCGGGAAGGCCTAACCGTTATTCTACCCCAAGCCACCGCCGACCGACTGCAGCTACCTTATTCCTTTGTGGCAGCTTGGCTCACGCTTATGGTGCACTCTTCCCTAGAGGCCGTGGGCCTGACGGCGGCCGTTGCGCGCGTACTAGCGCAGGCCGGGGTGAGCTGCAACGTGGTAGCTGCCTATTACCACGACCATATCTTCGTGGCCGCCACCGATGCCCACAAAGCCCTGGGCCTGCTGCAGCAACTAGCTGCTACCGGGGAAGCAGAATAG
- a CDS encoding porin, translating into MKKLLTSLLLLTMGYAQAQSADSLAKPKPEAKKWFETFAIRGYVQARYNRLLETNPDLTCEQCDRSWGRNGGISLRRVRIIFYGQLHERVYFYLQPDFASTPSGSTSLQFAQLRDAYLDLGLDKASQFRIRVGQSKVPFGFENMQSSQNRLPLDRNDALNSALSNERDLGAFLYWAPTSVRQRFSQLVKDGLKGSGDYGIVGLGVFNGQTANRPELNNQRHVVARITYPLAIGGQVLEPALQAYTGEYVVGKDQLSNGVKHRPDLRYPDQRAAATLVLYPQPFGIQTEYNVGRGPEFNSATDSIETQRLHGGYVLLNYRVRYQQQQFYPFLRMQYYNGGKKHERDTRSYHVREAELGVEWQPVPSFELVTMYTLSSRRFEDFQKPDNRQRGGLLRLQAQLNF; encoded by the coding sequence ATGAAAAAATTGTTAACCAGCCTGTTGTTGCTGACAATGGGATATGCCCAGGCTCAGTCGGCTGACTCCCTAGCGAAGCCGAAACCTGAGGCGAAGAAATGGTTTGAAACGTTTGCCATTCGGGGCTACGTGCAGGCGCGCTACAACCGGCTGCTGGAAACCAACCCCGACCTCACCTGTGAGCAGTGCGACCGGTCCTGGGGCCGTAATGGCGGCATTTCTCTGCGGCGCGTTCGGATAATTTTCTACGGGCAGTTGCATGAGCGGGTATATTTCTACTTGCAGCCCGATTTTGCCAGCACGCCCAGCGGCAGCACTTCCCTGCAATTTGCCCAGCTCCGCGACGCCTACCTCGACCTGGGCCTCGACAAAGCCAGCCAGTTCCGAATTCGGGTGGGGCAGAGCAAGGTACCGTTTGGCTTTGAGAACATGCAATCGAGCCAGAACCGGCTTCCCCTCGACCGGAACGATGCCCTTAACAGCGCCCTCTCGAACGAACGAGATTTGGGCGCTTTTTTATACTGGGCGCCTACCTCCGTACGACAGCGCTTCAGCCAACTCGTGAAAGACGGCCTGAAAGGCTCCGGCGACTACGGCATTGTGGGGCTCGGCGTCTTCAATGGGCAGACGGCCAACCGCCCCGAGCTGAACAACCAGCGCCATGTGGTAGCGCGCATAACGTACCCACTGGCTATTGGCGGCCAGGTGCTGGAGCCGGCCCTGCAAGCCTACACCGGCGAATACGTGGTAGGCAAAGACCAGCTTTCCAACGGCGTCAAGCACCGGCCCGACCTGCGCTACCCCGACCAGCGCGCGGCTGCTACGCTGGTGCTCTACCCCCAGCCCTTTGGTATCCAGACGGAATACAACGTAGGCCGCGGCCCCGAATTCAACTCGGCTACCGACAGCATTGAAACCCAACGCCTGCACGGGGGTTACGTGTTGCTAAACTATCGGGTGCGCTACCAGCAGCAGCAGTTTTATCCCTTCCTGCGCATGCAATACTACAACGGAGGCAAGAAGCACGAGCGGGACACGCGCAGCTACCACGTGCGGGAGGCTGAATTGGGCGTAGAATGGCAACCCGTTCCTAGCTTCGAGCTGGTGACCATGTACACGCTTTCCTCCCGCCGCTTCGAGGATTTTCAGAAGCCCGATAACCGCCAGCGCGGCGGCCTGTTGCGCCTACAAGCGCAGCTGAATTTTTAG
- a CDS encoding pectinesterase family protein, translated as MKPVLLFFLLAWLTLGRAFGYDFVVAQDGSGQFRTVQEAFNAVPDFRKKVTTIFIKKGVYKEKLLLAGSKNLVTLIGEDREKTILTYDDYNQKKNIFGEDKGTSGSASCYIYGSDFTAENLTFQNSSGPVGQAVALWVAGDKARFRNCRFLGFQDTLYTYGYGSRQYYQNCYIEGTVDFIFGSSTAWFEGCTIFCKTGGFVTAASTPDTTRYGYVFNQCRITGDAPAGSFYLGRPWRPYAKTVYLCCELGKQIRSEGWDHWDKETNKQTARYAEYQSRGPGAAPRQRVGWARQLSDAEAQHYTLQTVLRGWDPTKD; from the coding sequence ATGAAACCTGTTCTGCTTTTCTTCCTGCTTGCTTGGCTGACGCTGGGCCGCGCCTTTGGCTACGATTTTGTGGTGGCCCAGGACGGAAGCGGCCAGTTTCGCACGGTGCAGGAAGCCTTCAACGCCGTGCCTGATTTCCGGAAGAAAGTCACTACCATCTTCATCAAGAAGGGCGTGTACAAGGAAAAGCTGCTGCTGGCCGGTTCCAAAAACTTGGTAACGCTTATCGGGGAGGACCGCGAGAAAACCATTCTGACCTACGACGACTACAACCAGAAGAAAAACATCTTTGGGGAAGACAAGGGTACCTCGGGCTCGGCTAGCTGTTACATCTACGGCTCCGACTTCACGGCCGAAAACCTGACCTTTCAGAACTCCTCCGGACCCGTGGGGCAGGCCGTGGCCCTGTGGGTAGCCGGCGACAAGGCCCGGTTTAGAAACTGCCGCTTCCTGGGGTTTCAGGATACGCTGTATACCTACGGCTACGGCAGCCGCCAATACTACCAGAACTGCTACATCGAAGGCACCGTCGATTTTATTTTTGGCTCCAGCACGGCGTGGTTTGAAGGCTGTACCATCTTCTGCAAAACGGGGGGCTTTGTCACGGCTGCCTCTACTCCCGATACCACCCGCTACGGCTACGTGTTCAATCAGTGCCGCATCACCGGCGACGCGCCCGCGGGTAGCTTCTACCTGGGGCGGCCCTGGCGGCCCTACGCCAAAACGGTGTACCTGTGCTGTGAGCTGGGCAAGCAGATCAGGTCCGAGGGCTGGGACCATTGGGACAAGGAAACCAATAAGCAAACCGCCCGCTACGCCGAGTACCAGAGCCGCGGCCCCGGCGCGGCCCCCCGGCAGCGCGTGGGGTGGGCCCGCCAGCTTTCCGATGCCGAAGCCCAACACTACACCCTGCAAACCGTGCTGCGCGGCTGGGACCCAACTAAGGACTAA
- a CDS encoding TerB family tellurite resistance protein translates to MQAQHNLEDVLNTEQKKLAFYQNLILLAAADGQLDQNESAFLLQIGQRLGLTSEQVQPIADNLSVLSFIVPADGLQRTLELQTLVQMMLQDGQIDPREYGLCMEYANRIGYSKDILDDMVSQLAGAGPVVNRNPPTVS, encoded by the coding sequence ATGCAGGCGCAACACAACCTCGAAGACGTTTTAAATACCGAGCAAAAAAAGCTGGCCTTCTACCAGAACCTGATTCTGTTGGCCGCCGCCGACGGGCAGCTAGACCAGAACGAAAGCGCGTTTCTGCTGCAAATCGGGCAACGGTTGGGCCTTACCTCCGAGCAGGTGCAGCCCATTGCCGACAACCTGAGCGTGCTGAGCTTTATTGTACCCGCCGACGGCCTACAGCGCACCCTGGAGCTGCAGACCCTGGTGCAAATGATGCTCCAGGACGGGCAAATTGACCCCCGCGAGTACGGCCTGTGCATGGAGTACGCCAACCGTATCGGCTATAGCAAAGACATTCTGGATGACATGGTTAGCCAGCTGGCCGGGGCGGGACCCGTTGTCAACCGCAACCCGCCCACGGTAAGCTAA
- a CDS encoding pectinesterase family protein encodes MFTRQTIQGLCLALMGMLWLVVGRAMGAELVVAKDGSGQFRTVQQAIDAAPAQSGRPVVIRIRRGTYREKLVVPASKTHLTLRGEDRDHTILTFDDHSGKGAINTYTSYSVLVEGADFTAENLTFQNTAGRTAGQAVALHVAADRCTFRNCRILGDQDTLFLATGHTRQYFRHCFIEGTTDFIFGSSTAVFDHCTIRSKKNSHITAAATPPDQAYGFVFRHCRLTADTTLATNVSLGRPWQPHAHVAYLHTYMGRHIRSSGWDNWKKPESEKTARYAEYRSTGPGATPTQRVVWARQLPAREARRYTLRHLFAGTPTWHPARR; translated from the coding sequence ATGTTTACTCGGCAGACGATACAGGGCTTGTGCCTGGCTCTGATGGGCATGTTGTGGCTGGTGGTGGGCCGGGCAATGGGTGCGGAACTAGTAGTAGCCAAAGATGGAAGCGGGCAGTTCCGGACGGTGCAGCAGGCCATTGATGCGGCGCCCGCGCAGTCGGGGCGGCCAGTGGTGATTCGCATCCGGCGGGGCACGTACCGGGAAAAGCTGGTGGTGCCGGCCAGCAAAACCCACCTCACCCTGCGGGGCGAAGACCGGGACCACACCATCTTAACCTTTGATGACCACAGCGGCAAGGGCGCTATCAACACCTACACATCCTACTCGGTGCTGGTGGAAGGGGCTGATTTTACGGCCGAGAACCTCACCTTCCAGAATACGGCGGGCCGTACCGCCGGCCAGGCCGTGGCCCTGCACGTAGCCGCCGACCGGTGCACTTTCCGCAACTGCCGCATCCTCGGCGACCAGGACACGCTGTTTCTGGCCACTGGTCACACCCGTCAGTATTTCCGGCATTGCTTCATTGAGGGTACCACCGATTTTATTTTCGGCAGCAGCACGGCCGTGTTCGACCACTGCACCATTCGCAGCAAGAAGAACTCCCACATTACGGCCGCGGCCACGCCTCCAGATCAAGCTTACGGCTTTGTTTTTCGGCATTGCCGGCTCACAGCCGATACCACGTTGGCCACCAACGTGTCGTTGGGCCGGCCTTGGCAGCCACACGCCCACGTGGCCTACCTGCACACCTACATGGGCCGCCACATCCGGTCCTCCGGCTGGGACAACTGGAAAAAGCCCGAAAGCGAAAAAACGGCCCGCTACGCCGAGTACCGTTCGACTGGCCCGGGCGCAACTCCCACTCAGCGAGTAGTCTGGGCGCGACAGTTGCCAGCGCGGGAGGCGCGGCGCTACACCTTACGCCACCTTTTCGCCGGGACGCCCACCTGGCACCCGGCACGCCGTTAG